ATTTGAACACTCAAAAAGCTGTGCTTGGCATAAGCCTTGAGAACAAAATTGAACTTACAGATGATGCCATTGCCTCTATTAAAACTAGTGGGCTTATCGGCGATAAATATGTAAAGATCTCACCTGGTGGAGTCGGCGACCCCATTGAGCCGGGTGGTACTATCATTGAAACTGAATCAGCAATTGATATTGAAGATCTGATCAGTAAGTATGTTTTCGGAAAAGTTTAATTAAAACTATAACTATTTAAATAATAATTGGCTGTAAAAATGAAACGACTCGCAACTATATCTCTTTTCGCTATACTCCTCTGCTTTGCAGCAGGCACATGTTTTGCTGCCCCGGCACAGTCTCCTAAAGAAAGACTTCGCACTGGCATTCAGGATGTTATAGATGTTTTGAACGATCCCCAGTACAAAGGCATCCCCTCAAAAAAAGCAGAGCAAGCTGCCGAAGTACGTGAAAAAATTAAAAATTTCTTCAACTTTCGCGAACTTTCAAAGCGAACTGTTGGACGCCCATGGCTCAAATTTACACCACAAGAAAAAGATAGATTTATAGCGCTTTTCACTGAACTCCTTGAGTATACCTACCTTGGTAGAATCGAGAATTATACAAATGAGAAAGTCTCATTTGACAAAGAGACGATAATAAAGGAAAAATACGCTCAAGTAGATACGCGATTACTTACAAGTAAAGAAATTGTTCCTGTCATTTATCGCTTGAAATTGGTAGATAATGAATGGAATGTTTATGATGTAAAAATTGAAGGCATTAGCCTCGTCAATAATTACAGGACTCAATTTTCAGGTATCATTGATACAAGTTCGGATGCCAAGTTCGAATCCTCGAAAAAAGAGCTGTTTGATCGCTTAGAACAAAAATGTAGCGACTTAAAAAATAAGCCTGCTAAGAAATAAACCGAAATTTGAACTTAAAATGGATACGCCCATGACCATAAAAAATTCAGCTTCTACGACGCTCTTTGCTTTTCT
This window of the Maridesulfovibrio frigidus DSM 17176 genome carries:
- a CDS encoding Tgt2/MlaC family protein — encoded protein: MAVKMKRLATISLFAILLCFAAGTCFAAPAQSPKERLRTGIQDVIDVLNDPQYKGIPSKKAEQAAEVREKIKNFFNFRELSKRTVGRPWLKFTPQEKDRFIALFTELLEYTYLGRIENYTNEKVSFDKETIIKEKYAQVDTRLLTSKEIVPVIYRLKLVDNEWNVYDVKIEGISLVNNYRTQFSGIIDTSSDAKFESSKKELFDRLEQKCSDLKNKPAKK
- the mlaD gene encoding outer membrane lipid asymmetry maintenance protein MlaD codes for the protein MNKYSKESIVGLFVFVGLLLIVFMSVKLGDVRMLSDSHYHVTASFNDISGIRINAPVEMMGVPIGYVDNISLDLNTQKAVLGISLENKIELTDDAIASIKTSGLIGDKYVKISPGGVGDPIEPGGTIIETESAIDIEDLISKYVFGKV